One region of Psychrobacter sp. DAB_AL43B genomic DNA includes:
- a CDS encoding OmpA family protein encodes MNTKVLLLFPLAALALSSISCSANAVRIIDEDNRKAVGHAMWHKQAKVDPLDLINQQIPKDSVSIFFIRANDSDPEQTSANIAVNDRFQVSLQPGSYTQVYSCAGINRLSAEVTGNKTNNLLLNTSDFDLSPNSNNFFYVDVDEKGRSTIQKLTEDSALDQLNGKLYQAHQITRVTPNCPVIVRAPTPVVMIPVPVVVPVLKEKVSIELEVLFDNDKSNIKPEYYKEVEEVATFMSKYSNTNAVIEGHTDSNASDSYNQKLSQRRADAVKDMMTSRFGISPDRLTAVGYGESRPRATNATAEGRQLNRRVVAVIEERR; translated from the coding sequence ATGAATACTAAGGTACTACTATTATTTCCTTTAGCTGCACTAGCTTTAAGCTCGATAAGCTGTAGCGCAAATGCTGTAAGGATTATTGATGAAGATAATAGAAAAGCGGTTGGCCATGCAATGTGGCACAAGCAAGCTAAAGTTGATCCGTTAGACTTAATTAACCAGCAAATTCCTAAAGATAGCGTCAGTATATTTTTTATAAGAGCAAATGACTCTGACCCAGAACAGACCAGCGCCAATATTGCAGTTAACGATAGATTTCAAGTCAGTCTGCAGCCGGGAAGTTATACGCAAGTATATTCTTGTGCTGGTATTAACCGTTTAAGTGCAGAAGTAACAGGTAATAAAACAAACAATCTATTGCTAAATACCTCAGATTTTGACCTCTCTCCAAATAGCAATAACTTCTTTTACGTCGATGTTGATGAAAAAGGTAGATCTACTATTCAAAAGCTCACCGAAGACAGCGCCCTTGACCAGCTCAACGGTAAGCTATATCAAGCACATCAAATTACCAGGGTTACTCCTAACTGTCCTGTCATTGTTCGAGCCCCTACGCCAGTAGTTATGATACCAGTGCCTGTTGTAGTACCTGTCTTAAAAGAAAAAGTCAGTATTGAACTTGAAGTGTTATTTGATAATGACAAGTCCAATATCAAACCTGAGTACTACAAGGAAGTGGAAGAGGTTGCTACTTTCATGAGCAAATATAGTAATACAAATGCTGTTATTGAAGGTCATACCGATAGTAATGCCAGCGATAGTTACAATCAGAAGCTGTCTCAACGCCGTGCAGATGCCGTCAAGGATATGATGACGAGTCGCTTTGGTATTTCCCCAGATCGTTTGACTGCAGTGGGATACGGTGAATCACGTCCACGCGCTACCAATGCTACTGCTGAGGGTCGCCAGCTCAACCGCCGTGTCGTTGCGGTCATTGAAGAGCGCAGATAG
- a CDS encoding sensor histidine kinase, with protein sequence MTKMTGSSIKKPKFRVRITLFWRLFLSLLLMILITSVLSISVERWLNERELATRMDSQIEKLLTQRERLVTSLQAGDLSTVKQIYNEDRRLMSQIRIYDEQGAIIFPRYRFRESRGEQRQAIDSQTSVSSENRGSVSDAFDHKESDYSKFSNKARADRNPYSRYDLNSDSLNSDKSGDQPFSLNHILQPKPSRRAIANADSRPELADVMVVLPDEQKVIIQLRPHLLFKDVLELQRGNFTLRLGLIILFSVLVCFWLSRTMTQRIRRVQHTVHRMLVGDYQVNPSLSKLGTDELGLLAKDVAQLSTRLADSELARKQMLSDISHELRSPLARLDVATELTRDFAPNASRYLDRIDKESARMNELIEQIIRIQSLQMQQYTIANIENETVDICDIISEIGKDVCFEFQHKNVHWQWQPSNPLLTDSCTVSGNHEQLYSALENVIRNAFMHTAANSTVTVEVLQIKNNDNTESIQISIIDEGGGVAKEDLERIFQPFVRLDSARNRQTGGYGLGLAIVHAVVMAHKGQLNAHNRQDGIQGLVVQIVLPVE encoded by the coding sequence ATGACTAAAATGACGGGTTCATCAATAAAAAAACCAAAGTTTAGAGTGCGTATAACGCTATTTTGGCGACTGTTTTTGAGTTTGCTATTGATGATTCTTATCACGTCTGTTTTATCCATTTCAGTTGAGCGCTGGCTTAATGAGCGAGAGCTGGCGACACGCATGGATTCTCAAATCGAAAAGCTATTGACTCAGCGTGAACGGTTAGTAACATCCTTGCAAGCAGGTGATTTATCCACCGTTAAGCAGATTTATAACGAAGACCGCAGGCTAATGAGTCAGATAAGAATATATGATGAGCAAGGCGCTATCATATTTCCTAGATATCGTTTTAGAGAAAGTCGGGGAGAGCAACGTCAAGCAATAGACTCACAAACCTCTGTGTCTTCAGAAAATCGTGGCTCTGTGAGTGATGCTTTTGATCATAAAGAATCGGACTATAGTAAATTTAGTAATAAAGCGCGTGCCGATAGAAACCCTTATAGTCGTTACGATTTAAACAGTGATAGCTTAAATAGTGATAAGTCAGGCGATCAACCTTTTAGTCTTAACCATATTTTGCAGCCCAAGCCGTCTCGTAGAGCCATTGCTAATGCCGACAGCCGCCCGGAGTTGGCTGATGTGATGGTGGTGTTACCTGATGAGCAGAAAGTTATCATACAGCTGCGTCCGCACTTATTATTCAAGGATGTGCTGGAGTTGCAGCGCGGTAATTTTACGCTGCGGCTAGGATTAATTATTCTGTTTAGTGTCTTGGTGTGCTTTTGGCTCAGTCGTACTATGACTCAACGCATTCGCCGTGTGCAACATACCGTGCATCGCATGCTGGTTGGGGACTATCAAGTTAACCCTAGTCTATCAAAGCTAGGCACAGATGAGCTGGGGCTACTGGCAAAAGACGTGGCTCAATTGTCCACGCGTTTGGCTGATAGTGAGCTGGCGCGCAAGCAAATGTTAAGTGACATCTCCCATGAACTGCGCTCACCACTAGCACGTCTCGATGTTGCCACTGAATTAACAAGAGATTTTGCCCCCAATGCCAGTCGCTATTTAGACCGCATTGATAAAGAATCTGCCCGTATGAATGAGCTGATTGAACAAATCATTCGTATTCAATCTCTACAAATGCAGCAATACACTATCGCTAATATAGAAAATGAAACAGTAGATATCTGTGACATTATCAGCGAGATTGGAAAAGATGTTTGTTTTGAGTTTCAACATAAAAATGTACATTGGCAATGGCAGCCAAGTAATCCTTTATTGACAGATTCTTGCACAGTGTCGGGCAATCATGAGCAGTTGTATAGCGCCCTTGAAAACGTCATTCGTAATGCTTTTATGCATACGGCAGCCAATTCGACCGTCACAGTTGAAGTATTGCAGATAAAAAATAATGACAATACTGAATCTATTCAAATCAGCATAATAGACGAGGGTGGCGGCGTTGCAAAAGAAGATTTAGAGCGCATATTTCAGCCTTTTGTCCGCCTTGATTCTGCTCGTAATCGCCAAACAGGTGGTTATGGTTTAGGTTTAGCAATTGTTCATGCGGTCGTTATGGCACATAAAGGTCAGCTAAATGCGCATAATCGACAGGATGGCATACAAGGTCTGGTGGTACAAATTGTGCTGCCTGTGGAATAA
- a CDS encoding response regulator transcription factor, whose product MPHILLGDDDEELTQLLQEYLHNHGVTCDCVHDGEAVIERLKTAMHDDLPYDLLVLDIMMPKIDGLSVLRQLPTISDIPVIMLTAKGEEIDRIIGLELGADDYITKPCNPRELLARINAVIKRTATPFLEHTPLPASRLHLDQTQRICQIDNIALQVTGTEFDLLVALLKQKGEVVSKAWLSKNVLQRELQPFDRSLDVHVSRLRKKLQPFHDEPIKAIRGKGYQLVI is encoded by the coding sequence GTGCCACACATATTACTAGGCGATGACGACGAAGAATTGACCCAGTTGTTACAAGAATACTTGCACAATCATGGTGTGACATGCGACTGCGTTCACGATGGTGAAGCCGTTATAGAGCGGTTAAAAACAGCGATGCATGACGACTTACCTTATGATTTATTGGTGCTTGATATTATGATGCCAAAGATAGATGGACTTAGCGTGCTACGTCAGCTGCCAACTATCAGCGATATTCCGGTCATTATGTTGACGGCTAAAGGTGAGGAGATTGACCGTATCATTGGACTTGAGCTTGGTGCGGACGATTATATTACCAAACCTTGTAATCCACGTGAATTGCTGGCACGTATTAATGCCGTGATTAAACGTACGGCTACCCCTTTTTTAGAGCATACCCCGCTACCAGCCAGCCGTTTGCATCTTGACCAGACCCAGCGAATTTGTCAAATAGACAATATAGCGTTGCAAGTGACCGGTACAGAGTTTGACTTATTGGTTGCGTTATTAAAACAAAAGGGCGAGGTGGTGAGCAAAGCATGGCTGTCAAAAAACGTCTTGCAGCGTGAATTACAGCCGTTTGACCGTAGCCTTGATGTGCATGTTTCACGCCTACGTAAAAAACTCCAACCTTTTCATGATGAGCCGATTAAGGCGATTCGTGGTAAAGGTTATCAGCTGGTAATTTAA
- a CDS encoding Spy/CpxP family protein refolding chaperone translates to MKKLFMGSVLAISSVFTVTACTSVNATTDTAPTTSKMQKHHQEGINKGGMRGPMAQLDLTAEQQAKIKAIMQEKYSDRKNERTKYQAEHAQMQQQMQALTNANTLDNAAINRLADQQAAKTKQRFIERVQMQHAISQVLTTEQRKKMAQLKSERQAKGHHGSKNRNMHGKHQQQGM, encoded by the coding sequence ATGAAAAAATTATTTATGGGCTCAGTATTAGCGATATCTAGCGTATTTACAGTGACTGCTTGTACCAGTGTCAATGCAACCACCGATACTGCGCCAACAACTAGCAAAATGCAAAAGCATCATCAAGAAGGTATAAACAAAGGCGGTATGAGAGGTCCAATGGCACAGTTGGATTTGACAGCCGAGCAGCAAGCGAAAATCAAAGCCATCATGCAAGAAAAGTATAGTGATCGCAAAAATGAGCGCACGAAATATCAAGCAGAACATGCGCAAATGCAGCAGCAGATGCAGGCATTGACGAATGCTAATACCTTGGATAATGCTGCCATCAATCGTCTTGCGGATCAGCAAGCCGCAAAAACCAAACAACGCTTTATCGAACGCGTGCAAATGCAACATGCAATCTCTCAAGTGCTGACTACCGAACAACGTAAGAAAATGGCACAATTAAAATCAGAAAGACAAGCAAAAGGTCATCATGGCTCAAAAAACCGTAACATGCATGGCAAGCATCAACAGCAAGGCATGTGA
- the ggt gene encoding gamma-glutamyltransferase has product MHQSNSKIHQDAHRHHSRNKTKIKAAIVFISSTFLVSVSAHALEPTKSTINTSSINTSAINLAIMNDAPTVLSETKRITRSKSNSLKSTTSNAQADQAIYSEDAIHHPVWAKNGMVATQEALASDIGLKILKDGGNAVDAAVAVGFALAVTLPRAGNIGGGGFMMVYDAKQGKTVALDYREKAPSSASRDMYLDKDGNAVSDLSQYHGLAVGVPGTVAGLLKALEDHGTMSRGQVMAPAIALAENGIEVTAGLSESLTALSDRMQKWPSTKKIFFKADGSAYQPGERLKQPELAHSLKLIAAKGADGFYKGETARKLVKAVNEAGGNMSLADLANYEAIAREPVKGNYRGYEIVSMPPPSSGGIHIVQILNILEGYPLKDYGQNSAQTIHLMAEAMQLAYADRAEYLGDSDFIDVPASGLTSQAYADKLRSLINPNKATPAATIKANNPLPYESDQTTHFSIVDKDGNAVANTYTLNFSYGTGLVAEGTGILLNNEMDDFSAKPGVPNGYGLLGGEANAVEANKRPLSSMSPTLVFKDSKPYIVTGSPGGSRIITTVTQIISNVIDHDMNIAEATHAPRIHDQWLPDEIRVEKALNIDTVKKLESMGHTVSPKSAMGSTQSIMMTPNGVYGASDPRIVDAAVVGY; this is encoded by the coding sequence ATGCATCAATCAAACTCAAAAATTCATCAGGACGCTCACCGTCATCACTCTCGCAACAAAACAAAAATTAAAGCTGCTATTGTATTTATTAGTAGTACCTTTTTAGTCTCTGTATCTGCTCATGCTCTTGAGCCCACTAAAAGTACCATAAATACGAGTTCGATCAATACCAGCGCCATAAACCTAGCGATTATGAATGACGCTCCAACGGTATTGTCCGAAACCAAACGTATTACTCGATCCAAAAGCAATAGTCTCAAATCCACGACTAGCAATGCCCAAGCTGATCAAGCCATCTATTCTGAAGACGCTATCCATCACCCTGTCTGGGCAAAAAATGGCATGGTCGCTACCCAAGAAGCGCTCGCTTCTGATATCGGACTAAAGATTTTAAAAGATGGCGGTAATGCGGTCGATGCCGCTGTGGCCGTTGGTTTTGCCTTAGCAGTCACTCTGCCGCGCGCTGGCAATATCGGTGGCGGTGGTTTTATGATGGTTTATGATGCTAAGCAAGGCAAAACGGTGGCGCTAGATTATCGCGAAAAAGCCCCTAGTAGCGCCTCGCGCGATATGTATCTTGATAAGGATGGCAATGCGGTTAGCGACTTATCTCAATATCATGGCTTAGCGGTTGGCGTACCGGGTACGGTCGCAGGCTTACTCAAAGCGTTGGAAGATCACGGTACGATGAGCCGCGGCCAAGTCATGGCACCAGCGATTGCATTAGCAGAGAACGGTATTGAAGTCACCGCTGGCTTGTCTGAGTCGCTCACCGCCTTAAGCGATCGTATGCAAAAATGGCCTAGTACTAAAAAGATATTTTTTAAAGCTGACGGCAGCGCTTATCAGCCCGGTGAACGCTTAAAACAGCCGGAGCTTGCTCATTCGCTAAAGCTAATTGCAGCAAAAGGCGCTGATGGATTTTATAAAGGCGAAACCGCCCGTAAATTGGTCAAGGCTGTCAATGAAGCTGGCGGTAATATGAGCTTAGCGGATCTAGCCAATTATGAAGCCATCGCTCGTGAACCTGTGAAAGGTAATTATCGCGGTTATGAGATCGTCTCGATGCCACCACCATCTTCTGGTGGTATACATATCGTACAGATTTTAAATATTTTAGAAGGCTATCCATTAAAAGACTACGGCCAAAACAGCGCACAAACCATTCACTTAATGGCAGAAGCAATGCAATTGGCTTATGCAGATCGTGCTGAGTATTTGGGTGATTCTGACTTTATCGATGTACCTGCCAGCGGCTTAACTTCACAAGCTTATGCCGATAAACTGCGCAGTTTAATCAATCCAAACAAAGCCACGCCAGCAGCAACCATCAAAGCCAATAATCCACTACCCTATGAGAGTGATCAAACCACGCATTTCTCTATCGTTGATAAAGACGGCAACGCAGTCGCCAATACTTATACGCTGAATTTTTCTTATGGTACTGGTCTCGTCGCTGAAGGTACAGGGATATTACTCAATAATGAAATGGACGATTTTTCTGCCAAGCCGGGCGTCCCTAACGGTTATGGATTACTGGGCGGTGAAGCCAATGCGGTAGAAGCAAATAAACGTCCCTTATCTTCTATGAGCCCTACACTGGTATTTAAAGATAGTAAACCTTATATCGTCACTGGTAGCCCAGGTGGTAGCCGCATCATTACCACCGTTACGCAAATCATCTCAAACGTCATCGATCACGATATGAATATCGCTGAGGCCACTCACGCGCCTCGTATTCATGACCAATGGCTACCCGATGAGATTCGAGTTGAAAAAGCATTAAATATCGATACCGTTAAAAAACTTGAATCAATGGGACATACCGTCAGTCCAAAATCAGCCATGGGTTCAACGCAATCAATTATGATGACGCCAAACGGTGTTTACGGTGCATCCGACCCACGTATTGTCGATGCAGCGGTGGTTGGATATTAG
- the dnaE gene encoding DNA polymerase III subunit alpha — protein sequence MAFVHLGIHSEYSITDSIVRIKPLIKAAAADNQSALALTDLSNLYATVKFYRACLGAGIKPIIGSEVIMENEDTRLTLLAMDNEGYQNITRIVSLGFTEGRADPTNHGTPVIKRSHILEHAAGVIVLFTEKSDVGQALVGSMPEKADELITEWQEQFGDRLYFAIKRTNRSGEDAFINAAIHAGAKHNIPIIAHNDVRFLEQDDFDAHEARVCIAGSYVLADQNRPQTYSDAQYLKTQAQMQQLFADIPQVVDNTLRLATRCNVTLTLGINVLPEFPVPEGETTESFFRLESQRGLEHRLEKLFPMEARSDNWSDIRQRYDERLEYELKIILSMGFPGYFLIVMDFIRWAKANGVPVGPGRGSGAGSLVAYALNITDLDPIHYDLLFERFLNPERVSMPDFDIDFCIEGRDRVIDYVAQTYGREAVSQIITFGTMAAKAVVRDVARAQSKSYFLASKMSKLIPKTPGITLSQALEQEPQLKDLISNPDNMDYEDATEVWEMAIKLEGICRNVGKHAGGVLIAPHKITDFSAIYCDDEGHRVSQFDKDDVEAVGLVKFDFLGLRNLTVISAAVENINKRRAKENKEALVLEDLPLDDAKAYKLLQDAKTTAVFQLESMGMKKYLAKLQPTNIEDVIAMCALYRPGPLDAGMVEMYIDRKHGREEVIYDHPNLEPILENTNGVIVYQEQVMQISQVMAGYSLGGADMLRRAMGKKKPEEMAKQRDIFITGATSQGIDEATSGGVFDLMEKFAGYGFNRSHSAAYGVLAYQTAYLKQYYPAEFMAAVLTSDMNNTDNVVFFINDCRENFDLTVVNPSVNRSEWHFVADTATNIIYGLGAIKGVGEGAVESIVEARRRDGYFKDLYDFCRRVDIKKVNKRTLEALVSAGCFDDFAATLRPDLPADEAYEIRGALMSQLPSAVQAAEQDRQNREIGMMDLFGEMDGIVAAPPLVMTPELIWGDKHRLKAEKNTLGLYLTGHPINEYLDELKRYTSGARLDKLADTGYNGSCYFAGLIIDIANFGNRNVIILDDGTSRLEVSCYAERFNRVKEQLKVDEVVIIKGSIRERDGRLFARLDNAMSMVDARLRWLKKISIKVHGSDITLLTRLQPLLKSAQASIIPAPKLSYDNDQDEQGSHINNSNNGAYDPAMGGSLYDEDGNDLLALENDMNQDSIYQNSANQSVSEQSYANHALSNTDASINDNCLPLGLSIYEEYGIANVGLSEHWRVYPSDDNLQQLKSMISENNLHFHYS from the coding sequence ATGGCATTTGTACACCTTGGCATCCACAGCGAATATTCAATTACCGATTCTATCGTCCGTATTAAGCCGTTGATTAAAGCGGCGGCGGCAGACAATCAAAGCGCGCTTGCCTTGACCGATTTATCCAATCTTTATGCTACGGTAAAGTTTTACCGTGCCTGCTTAGGTGCTGGTATCAAGCCAATCATCGGTAGTGAAGTCATCATGGAGAATGAAGACACGCGCCTAACTCTGCTAGCAATGGATAACGAAGGTTATCAAAACATCACCCGTATTGTATCGCTTGGCTTTACCGAAGGTCGCGCCGACCCTACCAATCATGGCACGCCTGTCATCAAGCGCAGCCATATTTTAGAGCACGCGGCTGGTGTCATCGTCTTATTTACCGAAAAATCTGATGTCGGTCAAGCGTTAGTTGGCTCTATGCCAGAAAAAGCCGATGAGCTGATTACAGAATGGCAAGAACAGTTTGGCGATCGCCTATATTTTGCTATTAAGCGGACCAATCGCTCAGGTGAAGACGCTTTTATTAACGCTGCTATTCATGCCGGTGCTAAACACAATATACCTATTATTGCCCATAACGACGTACGGTTTTTAGAGCAAGATGATTTTGATGCTCATGAAGCGCGGGTTTGTATTGCTGGCTCCTACGTACTTGCAGACCAAAATCGTCCGCAAACTTATTCCGATGCGCAATATCTTAAAACTCAAGCACAAATGCAGCAGTTGTTTGCCGATATTCCACAGGTTGTCGATAATACTTTGCGCTTAGCAACGCGCTGTAATGTGACTTTGACACTTGGTATAAACGTGCTGCCAGAGTTTCCAGTACCTGAAGGTGAAACCACCGAGTCTTTCTTTCGCTTAGAATCGCAGCGCGGACTTGAACATCGTTTAGAAAAGCTATTTCCTATGGAAGCACGTAGTGATAACTGGAGCGATATTCGCCAAAGATATGATGAACGTCTAGAGTATGAGCTAAAGATTATCCTATCAATGGGCTTCCCCGGTTACTTCTTAATCGTCATGGACTTTATTCGCTGGGCTAAAGCCAATGGCGTGCCTGTTGGACCGGGTCGTGGTTCAGGTGCTGGTTCGCTAGTTGCTTATGCGCTAAATATTACTGATCTTGACCCTATCCATTACGACTTATTATTTGAGCGCTTCTTAAACCCTGAGCGCGTATCCATGCCCGATTTCGATATTGACTTTTGTATTGAAGGACGTGATCGTGTGATTGATTATGTGGCTCAAACTTACGGCCGAGAAGCGGTATCGCAAATCATTACCTTTGGTACTATGGCCGCAAAAGCTGTGGTACGTGACGTCGCGCGCGCGCAAAGTAAATCGTACTTTCTTGCCAGTAAAATGTCCAAACTGATACCTAAGACACCCGGTATTACGCTCAGTCAAGCGCTTGAACAAGAGCCGCAGTTAAAAGACTTAATCTCCAATCCTGATAATATGGATTATGAAGATGCCACTGAAGTGTGGGAGATGGCCATTAAGCTTGAAGGCATTTGCCGAAACGTTGGTAAGCATGCTGGTGGTGTATTGATTGCCCCGCATAAAATCACCGATTTTAGTGCCATTTATTGTGATGATGAAGGACACCGTGTCAGTCAATTTGATAAAGATGACGTTGAAGCAGTTGGTCTGGTAAAGTTTGACTTTTTGGGTCTGCGTAACTTAACGGTCATTAGTGCCGCCGTTGAAAACATCAATAAGCGCCGTGCTAAAGAGAACAAAGAGGCGTTGGTATTAGAAGACTTACCATTAGATGACGCTAAAGCTTATAAGCTCTTGCAAGATGCCAAAACCACTGCCGTCTTTCAGTTAGAAAGTATGGGCATGAAAAAGTATCTTGCCAAGTTGCAACCGACTAACATCGAAGACGTTATCGCTATGTGCGCGCTGTATCGTCCAGGTCCGCTCGATGCGGGTATGGTAGAGATGTATATCGACCGTAAGCACGGTCGCGAAGAAGTCATTTATGACCATCCCAATCTTGAGCCAATTTTAGAAAACACCAACGGCGTTATCGTCTATCAAGAACAAGTGATGCAAATCTCGCAGGTAATGGCTGGCTATAGCTTAGGTGGTGCTGATATGCTCCGCCGCGCTATGGGTAAGAAAAAGCCTGAAGAGATGGCTAAGCAGCGCGATATCTTTATTACAGGTGCAACCTCACAAGGTATCGATGAAGCCACCTCGGGCGGCGTGTTTGACCTGATGGAAAAATTCGCCGGTTACGGCTTTAACCGCTCGCATTCAGCCGCTTATGGTGTGCTGGCTTATCAGACGGCCTATTTAAAACAATACTACCCTGCTGAGTTTATGGCAGCAGTACTGACTTCGGATATGAACAACACCGATAACGTGGTGTTCTTTATCAATGATTGCCGTGAAAACTTCGATTTAACCGTGGTTAATCCGTCTGTTAACCGTAGTGAATGGCATTTTGTCGCTGATACCGCGACCAATATCATTTACGGCTTGGGTGCGATTAAAGGCGTTGGTGAAGGTGCGGTTGAATCTATTGTAGAAGCGCGCCGCCGCGATGGCTATTTCAAAGATTTATATGACTTTTGTCGCCGTGTCGATATCAAAAAAGTCAATAAGCGCACCCTTGAGGCATTAGTAAGTGCTGGCTGTTTTGATGACTTCGCCGCCACTTTACGACCTGACTTGCCAGCCGACGAAGCTTACGAGATTCGTGGTGCATTAATGAGTCAATTGCCAAGCGCAGTACAAGCCGCTGAGCAAGACCGTCAAAACCGCGAGATCGGCATGATGGATTTGTTTGGTGAGATGGACGGTATCGTCGCTGCGCCGCCGTTGGTGATGACTCCAGAGCTGATTTGGGGTGATAAGCATCGCTTAAAAGCTGAAAAGAATACCTTGGGGTTATACCTGACCGGACACCCAATTAATGAGTATTTAGATGAGCTAAAACGTTATACCTCAGGCGCACGTCTCGATAAGTTAGCTGATACCGGCTACAACGGCAGCTGTTATTTTGCCGGCTTGATTATCGATATCGCCAACTTCGGTAATCGTAACGTTATTATCTTGGATGACGGTACGTCAAGATTAGAAGTCAGCTGCTATGCTGAGCGCTTTAACCGTGTCAAAGAGCAATTAAAAGTCGATGAAGTCGTCATTATTAAAGGCAGTATTCGTGAGCGTGATGGACGCCTATTTGCGCGCCTTGATAATGCCATGAGTATGGTTGATGCACGCCTAAGATGGCTGAAGAAAATCAGCATTAAAGTCCATGGTAGCGATATTACCCTGTTGACACGCCTGCAACCGTTACTCAAGTCTGCACAAGCCAGCATTATTCCTGCACCAAAACTGTCTTATGATAACGATCAGGACGAGCAAGGTAGCCATATTAACAACAGTAACAATGGTGCTTACGATCCTGCTATGGGTGGCAGCTTATATGATGAAGATGGTAACGATTTATTGGCTCTTGAAAACGATATGAATCAAGATTCTATTTATCAAAACAGTGCTAATCAAAGCGTTTCTGAACAAAGCTATGCCAATCATGCTCTTAGCAATACAGACGCTTCGATCAATGATAACTGTCTGCCGCTTGGACTCAGTATTTATGAAGAATATGGCATTGCCAATGTAGGGTTGTCGGAGCATTGGCGCGTCTATCCGAGCGATGATAATTTACAGCAGCTAAAAAGTATGATTAGTGAAAACAACTTACACTTTCATTACAGCTAA
- a CDS encoding Hpt domain-containing protein: protein MAEIINNNTTAKIDDEIINNEQFEDMRDLLEEDFADLIQVYFTDCQHRITQLRTAQQEEDNANGFELAHALKGASANLGTTQLVSLSSQLQERCREQRISEQAPLIENIAIALDNAEQEINQRLGQQ from the coding sequence ATGGCTGAGATTATCAATAACAATACAACCGCCAAGATTGATGATGAGATTATCAATAACGAGCAGTTTGAAGACATGCGCGACTTATTAGAAGAAGACTTTGCTGATTTAATACAAGTCTATTTTACTGACTGTCAGCACCGCATCACACAACTAAGAACCGCTCAACAAGAAGAAGATAACGCTAATGGCTTTGAGCTTGCTCATGCATTAAAAGGTGCCAGTGCCAACTTAGGCACGACACAATTGGTGAGCCTTAGCAGTCAATTACAAGAGCGATGCCGCGAGCAGCGTATCAGCGAACAAGCTCCGCTTATCGAAAATATTGCCATTGCATTAGACAATGCTGAACAAGAAATCAACCAGCGCTTGGGGCAACAATGA
- a CDS encoding RNA methyltransferase: MSNDVSSFLASPAASTLSQTANDYLSCLQVVMVNTTLPANIGSAARAMHTMGLSRLTVVNPKLPIDETSISHAAGGSDLLSSAIIAPTLESAIENCQLVFAASSRSRHLPRPVVTPTQAAKIMLDFMDKQAALDTTKSTTDNQTAHTTNQPNIAILFGREDRGLTNEELAYADYHIQIDANPAYPVLNVASAVQVIASFIFAYAQTHINADTDTDKLGTTDSLEMSEQPMLNTYVRQQWDEPAITQQQLQQLTERTTALMVQRGLADSEHLKSLPSRLSRLGSRIQLDQKEYQLLSALIAKLAKD; this comes from the coding sequence ATGAGTAACGACGTGTCATCATTTTTAGCATCACCGGCAGCGTCAACGCTAAGTCAGACAGCGAACGATTATTTGTCTTGTTTACAAGTGGTCATGGTTAATACTACCCTGCCCGCCAATATTGGCTCAGCAGCAAGAGCGATGCACACTATGGGCTTGTCACGATTGACAGTCGTTAATCCCAAACTACCAATTGATGAAACCAGTATCTCTCATGCCGCAGGTGGTAGTGATTTATTGTCATCCGCAATCATAGCACCGACGCTAGAGTCTGCTATCGAAAATTGTCAGTTGGTATTTGCTGCCAGTAGTCGCAGTCGTCATTTACCGCGCCCTGTGGTAACGCCTACGCAAGCGGCCAAAATCATGCTAGATTTTATGGATAAACAGGCGGCTCTCGATACTACTAAGAGTACTACTGATAATCAAACCGCTCACACTACTAACCAACCAAATATCGCTATCTTATTCGGCCGTGAAGACCGTGGTTTGACCAATGAAGAATTGGCATATGCAGATTATCATATTCAAATAGATGCCAATCCTGCTTATCCAGTGCTCAATGTCGCCTCAGCTGTACAAGTGATTGCCAGCTTTATTTTTGCTTACGCGCAAACGCACATCAACGCTGATACTGATACTGATAAATTAGGCACAACTGACAGTTTAGAAATGTCAGAACAACCAATGCTGAATACTTACGTACGCCAACAATGGGATGAGCCTGCTATTACTCAACAGCAGCTACAGCAACTTACTGAGCGTACTACCGCTTTGATGGTTCAGCGTGGTCTGGCAGATAGCGAACATTTAAAATCACTGCCATCACGCTTATCTAGACTCGGCTCACGTATCCAACTTGATCAAAAAGAGTATCAGCTGTTAAGTGCGTTGATTGCCAAACTTGCAAAAGACTAA